One Agelaius phoeniceus isolate bAgePho1 chromosome 8, bAgePho1.hap1, whole genome shotgun sequence genomic region harbors:
- the BCL10 gene encoding B-cell lymphoma/leukemia 10 gives MEGPRSWSSSGGAGRPLTEDEMAEVKKDALERMRPYLCDKIIAERHFDYLRSKKILTREDTEEISARSSSRKKAGKLLDYLAENPKGLDTLIESIRRERTQNFLLQKITDVVLKVKNEKLEALKGLSCSTCMTSLYGGTNNLSRSFSDESNFLDKTKDKESTQIHHPEEDYSTAAFVSAVSLHSMNLPIAEMGNSQCSVFSATLPGPGEPGAPPLPPELQADQQEPCTSSSDNCFLPLRSRSVQPQ, from the exons ATGGAGGGTCCGCGGTCGTGGTCGAGCtcgggcggcgcggggcggccgCTGACGGAGGACGAGATGGCGGAGGTGAAGAAGGAT gcTTTAGAAAGGATGCGTCCTTACCTGTGTGATAAGATCATAGCCGAGAGACACTTTGATTACCTGCGCTCCAAGAAAATACTCACCAGGGAGGACACAGAAGAAATTTCTGCTCGATCTTCCAGTAGGAAAAAAGCTGGGAAGTTATTGGACTACTTAGCAGAAAACCCAAAGGGACTAGATACTCTGATTGAATCTATCAGACGAGAAAGAACACAAAACTTCCTGTTACAAAAGATAACTGATGTAGTGCTGAAAGTCAAAAATGAAAAGCTGGAAGCTCTTAAAG GTTTAAGCTGCAGCACCTGTATGACCTCACTGTACGGAGGAACAAATAATCTTTCTAGATCATTTTCTGATGAATCAAATTTTCTGGATAAAACAAAAGACAAAGAATCTACCCAGATACATCACCCAGAAGAAGATTATAGCACTGCCGCATTTGTGTCTGCTGTCTCTCTTCATTCAATGAATTTGCCAATTGCAGAGATGGGAAATTCACAGTGCAGTGTTTTCTCAGCCACCCTCCCAGGGCCTGGAGAGCCTGGGGCACCCCCActgcccccagagctgcaggcagacCAGCAGGAGCCATGCACTAGTTCAAGTGACAATTGCTTTTTGCCTTTAAGATCACGTTCTGTTCAGCCACAGTGA
- the C8H1orf52 gene encoding UPF0690 protein C1orf52 homolog, which produces MAAEGEDPLGYFAAYGSSSSDSEPEEPQPDERPAGAAAASGGTPGRPRLPPPDELFRRVSQPPAFLYNPLNKEIDWESRVLRAPEEPPREFKVWRSNAVPPPETYSPPEKPPPPAPTLDMAIKWSNIYEDNGDDAPRQAGKAKFLPDEEQEPLESDDEKEEEPSSAKKRKVESGEQAKKKKKKV; this is translated from the exons ATGGCGGCGGAGGGGGAGGACCCGCTGGGCTATTTCGCGGCCTACGGCAGCTCCAGCTCCGACTCGGAGCCCGAAGAGCCGCAGCCCGACGAGCGCCCGGCGGGAGCCGCCGCTGCCTCGGGGGGCACCCCGGGGCGGCCGCGGCTGCCGCCGCCCGACGAGCTCTTCCGTCGGGTGTCGCAGCCGCCCGCCTTCCTCTACAACCCGCTCAACAAGGAGATCGACTGGGAGAGCCGCGTCCTGCGGGCGCCCGAGGAG CCCCCCAGGGAGTTCAAGGTGTGGAGGAGCAACGCCGTGCCCCCCCCGGAGACCTACAGCCCGCCCGAgaagccgccgccgccggcccccACCCTCGACATGGCCATCAAGTGGTCCAACATCTACGAGGACAATGGCGACGACGCGCCCCGCCAGGCCGGCAAAGCCAAGTTCCTGCCGGAcgaggagcaggagcccctggagtcGG aTGATGAAAAAGAAGAGGAACCATCTTCTGCTAAGAAACGTAAAGTAGAGTCTGGAGAACAGgcaaagaagaagaagaagaaggtaTAA